In Simplicispira sp. 125, one DNA window encodes the following:
- the rsmD gene encoding 16S rRNA (guanine(966)-N(2))-methyltransferase RsmD yields MRPKPHTAPAVAARPEKKPATPQGVGEVRIIGGQWKRTRLPVANLPGLRPTPDRVRETLFNWLGQDLAGWRCLDAFAGTGALGLEAASRGAASVQLVEQDAGLVERLQQLCQRLKASTVQVRRGDGLAALQQSALASLDLVLLDPPFESPHYEAALKAAARALAPQGFVYLETATAWSDEVLAPLGLALHRHLKAGAVHAHLLRALG; encoded by the coding sequence ATGCGCCCGAAGCCCCACACTGCCCCTGCAGTGGCCGCCCGGCCCGAGAAAAAACCGGCCACCCCCCAGGGCGTGGGCGAGGTGCGCATCATCGGCGGGCAGTGGAAGCGCACGCGCCTGCCCGTGGCAAACCTGCCCGGCCTGCGGCCCACGCCCGACCGGGTGCGCGAGACACTTTTCAACTGGCTGGGCCAGGACCTGGCGGGCTGGCGCTGCCTGGATGCTTTTGCCGGCACCGGAGCCCTGGGTCTGGAGGCCGCGTCGCGCGGCGCCGCCAGCGTGCAACTGGTGGAGCAGGATGCCGGTTTGGTCGAGCGCCTGCAGCAGCTGTGCCAGCGCCTGAAGGCCAGCACCGTGCAGGTGCGCCGGGGTGATGGCCTGGCCGCTTTGCAGCAAAGCGCACTGGCCAGCCTGGACCTGGTGCTGCTCGATCCCCCCTTTGAAAGCCCGCACTACGAGGCGGCCCTGAAAGCCGCCGCCCGCGCGCTGGCGCCCCAGGGTTTTGTCTACCTGGAGACCGCCACAGCCTGGAGCGACGAGGTACTGGCACCGCTGGGCCTGGCACTGCACCGCCACCTCAAGGCAGGCGCTGTGCACGCGCATTTGCTGCGCGCCCTGGGTTGA